In Cuculus canorus isolate bCucCan1 chromosome 9, bCucCan1.pri, whole genome shotgun sequence, the following are encoded in one genomic region:
- the LRRC15 gene encoding leucine-rich repeat-containing protein 15 isoform X1, which translates to MLRRRDGVGLPSHSLTAALGCSHLRQLLSTGWDLSRGCCGQRKHGWAETGLDVVREIPAAPWLARGYSSLRKPHRAAHAGFPQLLPPEYPFLEAAGLELPRRGPMEWGGWWWSLLLLVCVQLADGQCPELCQCVRIAQVECSGASITAVPSPIPANAMTLQIINTRITELGDASFGNASLLIGLRIEKNNLTRISPRAFQHLPDLRYLSLASNKLQNLPVQVFQPLDKLESLLLSSNQIIQVEPAHFAHLSNLKELQLHGNNLQELKEGVFDQLTSLTKLNLARNNIDRLPARAFERLARLQVLRLYENQLRQIPAGAFDGLPELQELGLHQNQLETISPELFVHNRNLQKLYLSNNLLATLPSGVFLPLHALAKITLHVNRLRDISPSAFGPMPDLRELWLYENELTTLPDAVFSNLTQLQLLVLSKNRLRSVAPGAFRGLGELLELSLHSNALRRLDAQVLEGLPKLQNLSLHHNQLHVLPRGLFKATPGLRHLQLHANTLEYLPAGIFSPLSALQEVKLHNNSWRCDEGILSLQSWLEDNPHKVGETPPLCAQPPTLRGTPISGLLQDQLLGPRSSTASPHPSTLLPPHPSEAALPEGAWTEPPMGLPASPQEEAEKEEEEERGWWGLTRVQSGVMVAVIVLVCVALLAALVALVVYGCRKKSHVELMKMKAPNEA; encoded by the exons ATGCTGCGGCGCAGGGATGGAGTCGGCCTTCCTTCCCACTCTCTGACAgcagccctgggctgctccCATCTCCGGCAGCTCCTTAGCACCGGCTGGGACctgagcaggggctgctgcGGCCAGCGGAAACATGGGTGGGCTGAGACGGGATTAGATGTGGTCAGGGAAATTCCAGCTGCCCCGTGGTTAGCACGGGGCTACTCCAGCCTCAGGAAGCCCCATAGGGCCGCGCATGCTGGCTTTCCTCAGTTGCTTCCTCCTGAATATCCGTTCCTGGAGGCTGCTGGACTGGAGCTGCCCAGGAGAG GCCCAATGGAGTGGGGAGGCTGGTGGTGGTCACTGCTGCTACTGGTATGTGTCCAGCTGGCTGATGGCCAGTGTCCAGAGCTGTGCCAATGTGTCCGCATCGCCCAGGTAGAGTGCTCTGGTGCCAGCATCACTGCAGTCCCCAGCCCCATTCCTGCAAATGCCATGACCCTCCAGATCATCAACACACGCATTACTGAGCTGGGAGACGCGTCCTTCGGCAACGCCTCCCTGCTGATTGGGCTGCGCATTGAGAAGAACAACCTGACGCGCATCAGCCCCAGGGCCTTCCAGCACCTGCCCGACCTGCGCTACCTCAGCCTGGCTAGCAATAAGCTTCAGAATCTCCCAGTGCAGGTCTTCCAGcctctggacaagctggagtCGCTTCTTCTCTCCAGTAACCAGATCATCCAGGTTGAGCCTGCACACTTCGCCCACCTGAGCAACCtcaaggagctgcagctgcacgGGAACAAcctgcaggagctgaaggagGGGGTGTTTGACCAGCTCACCAGCCTCACCAAGCTCAACCTGGCCAGGAACAACATTGACCGCCTGCCAGCCCGGGCCTTTGAGCGGCTGGCACGGCTGCAGGTGCTGCGGCTCTATGAGAACCAGCTCAGGCAGATCCCTGCGGGTGCCTTCGATGGGCTACCAGAGttgcaggagctggggctgcaccAGAACCAGCTGGAGACGATATCCCCAGAGCTCTTTGTCCACAACAGGAACCTCCAGAAGCTCTACCTGTCCAACAACCTCCTTGCTACCCTGCCAAGCGGTGTCTTCTTGCCTCTGCATGCCCTTGCCAAGATCACCCTGCACGTCAACCGCCTGCGGGACATCTCCCCCAGTGCCTTCGGGCCCATGCCTGACCTGCGGGAGCTGTGGCTCTATGAGAACGAACTCACCACCCTCCCTGATGCTGTCTTCAGCAACCTCACCCAACTGCAGCTCCTCGTCCTCAGCAAGAACCGACTACGCTCAGTGGCACCAGGGGCTTTCCGGGGCTtgggggagctgctggagctgtcGCTGCACTCCAATGCCCTGCGCCGCTTGGATGCCCAGGTGCTGGAGGGGCTGCCCAAACTGCAGAACCTCTCCCTGCACCACAACCAGCTGCACGTGCTGCCACGGGGCCTCTTCAAGGCCACCCCGGGGCTGCGGCACTTGCAGCTGCACGCCAACACCCTGGAGTACCTGCCTGCTGGCATCTTCTCCCCACTGTCAGCCCTGCAAGAGGTAAAGCTGCACAACAACTCCTGGCGCTGTGATGAGggcatcctgtccctgcagagctggctggaggACAACCCCCACAAGGTGGGCGAGACACCCCCTCTCTGTGCCCAACCCCCCACCCTGCGGGGCACCCCCATCTCTGGGCTGCTACAGGATCAGCTCCTTGGCCCCCGGTCCTCGACtgcctccccccaccccagcaccctgctCCCCCCTCATCCCTCTGAGGCAGCATTGCCAGAGGGTGCCTGGACGGAGCCCCCCATGGGCCTGCCAGCCTCTCCTcaagaggaggcagagaaggaggaggaagaggagagggggtGGTGGGGGCTGACACGTGTGCAGAGTGGGGTGATGGTGGCAGTCATTGTCCTGGTATGCGTGGCCCTGCTTGCCGCTCTTGTGGCACTAGTGGTCTATGGCTGTAGGAAGAAGAGCCATGTTGAgcttatgaaaatgaaagcaccTAATGAAGCCTGA
- the LRRC15 gene encoding leucine-rich repeat-containing protein 15 isoform X2 has translation MEWGGWWWSLLLLVCVQLADGQCPELCQCVRIAQVECSGASITAVPSPIPANAMTLQIINTRITELGDASFGNASLLIGLRIEKNNLTRISPRAFQHLPDLRYLSLASNKLQNLPVQVFQPLDKLESLLLSSNQIIQVEPAHFAHLSNLKELQLHGNNLQELKEGVFDQLTSLTKLNLARNNIDRLPARAFERLARLQVLRLYENQLRQIPAGAFDGLPELQELGLHQNQLETISPELFVHNRNLQKLYLSNNLLATLPSGVFLPLHALAKITLHVNRLRDISPSAFGPMPDLRELWLYENELTTLPDAVFSNLTQLQLLVLSKNRLRSVAPGAFRGLGELLELSLHSNALRRLDAQVLEGLPKLQNLSLHHNQLHVLPRGLFKATPGLRHLQLHANTLEYLPAGIFSPLSALQEVKLHNNSWRCDEGILSLQSWLEDNPHKVGETPPLCAQPPTLRGTPISGLLQDQLLGPRSSTASPHPSTLLPPHPSEAALPEGAWTEPPMGLPASPQEEAEKEEEEERGWWGLTRVQSGVMVAVIVLVCVALLAALVALVVYGCRKKSHVELMKMKAPNEA, from the coding sequence ATGGAGTGGGGAGGCTGGTGGTGGTCACTGCTGCTACTGGTATGTGTCCAGCTGGCTGATGGCCAGTGTCCAGAGCTGTGCCAATGTGTCCGCATCGCCCAGGTAGAGTGCTCTGGTGCCAGCATCACTGCAGTCCCCAGCCCCATTCCTGCAAATGCCATGACCCTCCAGATCATCAACACACGCATTACTGAGCTGGGAGACGCGTCCTTCGGCAACGCCTCCCTGCTGATTGGGCTGCGCATTGAGAAGAACAACCTGACGCGCATCAGCCCCAGGGCCTTCCAGCACCTGCCCGACCTGCGCTACCTCAGCCTGGCTAGCAATAAGCTTCAGAATCTCCCAGTGCAGGTCTTCCAGcctctggacaagctggagtCGCTTCTTCTCTCCAGTAACCAGATCATCCAGGTTGAGCCTGCACACTTCGCCCACCTGAGCAACCtcaaggagctgcagctgcacgGGAACAAcctgcaggagctgaaggagGGGGTGTTTGACCAGCTCACCAGCCTCACCAAGCTCAACCTGGCCAGGAACAACATTGACCGCCTGCCAGCCCGGGCCTTTGAGCGGCTGGCACGGCTGCAGGTGCTGCGGCTCTATGAGAACCAGCTCAGGCAGATCCCTGCGGGTGCCTTCGATGGGCTACCAGAGttgcaggagctggggctgcaccAGAACCAGCTGGAGACGATATCCCCAGAGCTCTTTGTCCACAACAGGAACCTCCAGAAGCTCTACCTGTCCAACAACCTCCTTGCTACCCTGCCAAGCGGTGTCTTCTTGCCTCTGCATGCCCTTGCCAAGATCACCCTGCACGTCAACCGCCTGCGGGACATCTCCCCCAGTGCCTTCGGGCCCATGCCTGACCTGCGGGAGCTGTGGCTCTATGAGAACGAACTCACCACCCTCCCTGATGCTGTCTTCAGCAACCTCACCCAACTGCAGCTCCTCGTCCTCAGCAAGAACCGACTACGCTCAGTGGCACCAGGGGCTTTCCGGGGCTtgggggagctgctggagctgtcGCTGCACTCCAATGCCCTGCGCCGCTTGGATGCCCAGGTGCTGGAGGGGCTGCCCAAACTGCAGAACCTCTCCCTGCACCACAACCAGCTGCACGTGCTGCCACGGGGCCTCTTCAAGGCCACCCCGGGGCTGCGGCACTTGCAGCTGCACGCCAACACCCTGGAGTACCTGCCTGCTGGCATCTTCTCCCCACTGTCAGCCCTGCAAGAGGTAAAGCTGCACAACAACTCCTGGCGCTGTGATGAGggcatcctgtccctgcagagctggctggaggACAACCCCCACAAGGTGGGCGAGACACCCCCTCTCTGTGCCCAACCCCCCACCCTGCGGGGCACCCCCATCTCTGGGCTGCTACAGGATCAGCTCCTTGGCCCCCGGTCCTCGACtgcctccccccaccccagcaccctgctCCCCCCTCATCCCTCTGAGGCAGCATTGCCAGAGGGTGCCTGGACGGAGCCCCCCATGGGCCTGCCAGCCTCTCCTcaagaggaggcagagaaggaggaggaagaggagagggggtGGTGGGGGCTGACACGTGTGCAGAGTGGGGTGATGGTGGCAGTCATTGTCCTGGTATGCGTGGCCCTGCTTGCCGCTCTTGTGGCACTAGTGGTCTATGGCTGTAGGAAGAAGAGCCATGTTGAgcttatgaaaatgaaagcaccTAATGAAGCCTGA
- the CPN2 gene encoding carboxypeptidase N subunit 2 yields MPWLCRLVVYTLLGLGSLLVGGLPQPCPPTCQCYDTSKVFCSEERMREIPAGLPGNATQLFFVETALSTIRSGALGSSTTLTKLVFLNNKIQELEAGAFQGLPSLAELEVSGNPLPVVSPGMLVGLLSLSKLTLRSNNIRSLQPGLFTPACRLKDLRLPGNKIEALPTGIFHPLRHLQTLDLSQNFLAELPAGLLTPLATLRLLKLSDNLLEQVPPGAFGALAQLAELHLDGNRLKELPAGAFTGLGELRRLQLQHNALGSLAPDIFAGLPNLTFLSLEGNRLATLPAALLASTPNLLHLSLARNQLETLPLGLFSNLSVLQTLVLSHNAMVHLPTGVFQGLVELTALQLSHNNLSSLPAGLLSGLPLLTALALDHNLLARLPPGLFDDNEELARLGLTNNPWACDCHLSYLLGWLQRFAEPLTHAQAFCASPAALQERPLVEVTQRQLECPGMPGVPLEDGWNGMPEGNAPGQCTYSNPEGTISMACDAVSCQQLSLRLPPPLSGPTARPGPVYQGTWMLRSNCGTLHVSILVTAQSADDATLPGLPAAP; encoded by the exons ATGCCATGGTTG TGCAGGCTGGTGGTCTACACGTTGCTGGGTCTGGGGTCCCTGCTAGTGGGAGGGCTGCCCCAGCCTTGTCCCCCTACCTGCCAGTGCTACGACACCTCCAAAGTCTTCTGCTCAGAGGAGAGGATGCGGGAGATCCCAGCGGGCCTGCCAGGGAATGCCACCCAGCTCTTCTTCGTGGAGACAGCCCTGAGCACCATTCGCAGTGGAGCCCTGGGCTCCAGCACCACCCTCACCAAGCTGGTCTTCCTCAACAACAAAATCCAGGAGCTGGAGGCTGGCGCCTTTCAGGGGCTTCCCAGTCTCGCTGAGCTGGAGGTGTCAGGCAACCCTTTGCCAGTGGTCAGTCCAGGGATGCTGGTGGGGCTGCTCAGCCTCAGCAAACTCACCCTGCGTTCCAACAACATCCGCTCCCTGCAGCCGGGGCTCTTCACCCCTGCCTGCCGCCTGAAGGACCTGCGCTTGCCAGGGAACAAGATTGAGGCACTGCCCACTGGCATTTTCCACCCACTCCGGCACCTCCAGACCCTGGACCTGTCACAGAACTTCCTGGCTGAGCTGCCAGCAGGGCTGCTGACCCCTCTTGCCACCCTCCGCCTCCTCAAGCTCAGCGACAACCTGCTGGAGCAGGTGCCCCCTGGTGCTTTTGGGGCACTGGCCCAGCTGGCCGAGCTCCACCTGGATGGTAACCGGCTGAAGGAGCTGCCGGCTGGTGCCTTCACTGGGCTGGGGGAACTGCGacggctgcagctgcagcacaatgccctgggcagcctggcccCCGACATCTTTGCTGGTCTCCCCAACCTCAccttcctcagcctggaggGCAACCGCCTGGCCACCCTGCCCGCTGCCCTCCTTGCCAGCACCCCTAACCTTCTCCACCTCTCACTGGCCCGCAATCAGTTGGAGACACTGCCCCTGGGACTCTTCTCCAACCTGTCGGTGCTGCAAACCCTGGTGCTCTCTCACAACGCCATGGTCCATCTCCCCACTGGGGTTTTCCAGGGGTTGGTGGAGctcacagcactgcagctgagccACAACAACCTCTCCAGCCTGCCAGCCGGGCTGCTGTCTGGGCTGCCCCTCCTCACTGCTCTGGCACTGGACCACAACCTCCTGGCTCGCTTGCCCCCAGGGCTCTTTGATGACAATGAGGAGCTGGCACGCTTGGGGCTGACCAACAACCCCTGGGCCTGTGACTGCCACCTCTCCTACCTCCTGGGCTGGCTCCAGCGATTCGCGGAGCCCCTCACCCACGCACAAGCCTTCTGTGCCAGCCCAGCTGCCCTCCAGGAACGGCCTCTAGTGGAGGTCACCCAGCGGCAGCTCGAGTGCCCAGGGATGCCTGGTGTTCCCCTGGAGGACGGCTGGAATGGGATGCCAGAGGGAAATGCTCCAGGGCAGTGCACTTACAGCAACCCCGAGGGCACTATAAGCATGGCCTGTGATGCCGTgagctgccagcagctcagTCTTcgcctccctcctcctctttctggGCCAACAGCGAGGCCAGGGCCAGTGTACCAGGGCACCTGGATGCTGCGCTCCAACTGTGGCACACTGCATGTCAGCATCCTTGTCACAGCACAAAGCGCAGATGACGCCACATTGCCAGGCCTCCCTGCTGCGCCCTAG
- the LOC104063457 gene encoding uncharacterized protein LOC104063457 isoform X1 gives MGPLPVPSLSLVVCLAPAAGLVCKCSSKTMYQHFLFLFFLSFHPHKCQDEILGEDPYEMPKDYQEVYRGTENDIKEIPEITKPFISEMIFMQTSITVIRKGAFRYMPNLIKILFIGNKIKTVEPGAFDNLEKLKDLEISGASLEELGVGTFQNLPSLQRLELRDSHIRHIPKGLFDGLGNLRELSLYINAIPSLPEGIFDSLINLTFLDLARNRITALPGHAFSKLPHLQVLRLYENELQDLPEGLLDGQAGLLELSLQRNRLKALPPTFLRNLPHLEKLLLDNNFIGALPLHGFFGLNKLKLLTLDSNDIMELPCCLFDTMPHLQELDLSRNSLATLPDGIFVNLTSLAKLILSHNQLADLPKGAFTGLSKLSDLQLNANRLSVLDDGVFTSLPNLKTLSLRKNHLESVPQGLLDPMKMLSSVYLSGNPWRCDRNLCYLHSWVLGNSEKVKLSTQVLCNNPPHLAGQAVTSLRNKHLICPATPPLSTSFNLSLPFTSTSSQRASTFLLPAALSTSVPTMLSLPTMPMEALVTAPSLAIPPKASIATSSPSMLPKTFINTPSPIVQPEASISTSLTAVLPKTSITTPSSSVLPKASINTSSWTMLPESSIITLSSTVLSKTSITTPPPAVPQETFSLHATPAITCLQLPGATSPDPALFTLASATTPVPISMLAATTRRVPHAHLSPTEMPGAVPWRTPSISLVSTPLRALWPPYRAAVPGVFPLASHSPSHRSPVPGGEWDRATAWGLSKAGTQSTPITSQHSSTPLGIIPLPMSPVPPPRDHTSPWPASPPLSPRGHHTWGFALRSSPWHCQVSLVLGLTTLVLQVGCMLLWGMFTLLLHQATHRQGHPMLPVRF, from the exons ATGggacctctgccagtgccctcGCTTTCTCTTGTGGTGTGTCTCGCTCCAGCAGCTGGACTTGTTTGCAAGTGCTCAAGCAA gacaatgtaccagcatttccttttccttttcttcctctccttccatcCCCATAAATGCCAAGATGAAATCCTGGGTGAAGATCCATATGAAATGCCCAAAGACTACCAGGAGGTCTACAGAGGGACAGAAAATGACATCAAAGAGATCCCAGAGATCACAAAGCCCTTCATTTCTGAGATGATCTTCATGCAAACCAGTATCACTGTTATCAGGAAAGGTGCCTTCAGGTACATGCCCAATCTGATCAAGATTTTGTTTATTGGCAACAAGATCAAGACAGTTGAACCTGGAGCCTTTGATAATTTGGAGAAGCTGAAGGATTTGGAGATCTCTGGTGCCTCATTAGAAGAATTAGGTGTGGGCACTTTTCAAAACCTCCCAAGCTTGCAGAGGCTGGAGCTGAGAGACAGCCACATCAGGCACATCCCCAAAGGCTTGTTTGATGGACTGGGGAATTTGAGAGAGCTCTCCCTGTACATCAATGCAATCCCTTCTCTTCCAGAAGGTATTTTTGATTCCCTCATCAATCTAACATTTTTGGACCTGGCTAGAAACAGGATCACAGCTCTTCCTGGGCATGCCTTTAGCAAACTTCCTCACCTGCAAGTCCTCCGGTTGTATGAGAATGAGCTGCAGGACCTTCCAGAGGGGCTGCTAGATGGTcaggcagggctgctggagCTCAGCCTCCAGAGGAACAGGCTCAAAGCACTGCCACCCACGTTCCTGAGAAACCTGCCTCACCTGGAGAAACTCCTCTTAGACAACAACTTCATTGGGGCTCTCCCTCTCCATGGCTTTTTTGGTTTAAACAAATTGAAGCTGCTGACTCTAGATTCAAATGATATTATGGAGCTCCCTTGCTGCCTTTTTGACACCATGCCACACCTGCAGGAGCTGGATCTGAGCAGAAACAGTTTGGCCACACTTCCAGATGGCATCTTTGTCAACCTCACATCTCTTGCCAAACTCATCTTGTCCCACAACCAGCTAGCAGACCTGCCAAAAGGAGCCTTCACTGGCCTCAGCAAGCTCTCAGACCTCCAGCTAAATGCAAATCGGCTCTCTGTTCTGGATGATGGGGTCTTTACTTCTCTCCCAAATCTGAAAACCCTCAGTCTTCGGAAGAACCACCTGGAGAGTGTCCCCCAAGGGCTCCTGGATCCCATGAAGATGCTCAGCTCAGTGTATTTGAGTGGAAATCCATGGAGATGTGACCGCAACCTCTGTTACCTGCACAGCTGGGTTCTAGGCAACAGTGAGAAGGTTAAATTGTCCACCCAAGTGTTGTGCAACAACCCACCCCACctggcagggcaggcagtgACATCACTGAGGAACAAACACTTAATTTGCCCAGCTACTCCTCCTCTTTCAACTTCTTTTAACTTATCTCTGCCATTCACCTCCACATCATCACAAAGGGCGTCAACCTTTCTGTTACCTGCAGCCTTGTCCACCTCAGTACCAACCATGCTATCATTGCCAACTATGCCAATGGAGGCCTTAGTCACTGCTCCATCATTAGCAATACCTCCAAAGGCCTCCATTGCCACCTCATCACCATCTATGCTGCCCAAAACCTTCATCAACACACCATCACCAATTGTGCAGCCTGAGGCCTCCATCAGCACCTCATTAACAGCAGTGTTACCCAAGACCTCCATCACCACCCCATCATCAAGTGTGCTGCCCAAGGCTTCCATCAACACATCATCATGGACCATGCTGCCTGAGAGCTCCATCATCACTCTATCATCAACTGTGCTGTCAAAGACCTCCATCACCACACCACCACCAGCTGTGCCACAGGAGACCTTCAGCTTGCATGCAACTCCAGCCATCACATGCCTACAGCTTCCTGGAGCCACCAGCCCAGATCCTGCACTGTTCACTCTAGCCTCTGCCACCACACCAGTGCCAATCAGCATGCTGGCAGCCACCACCAGACGAGTGCCTCATGCTCATCTGTCTCCCACAGAGATGCCAGGTGCTGTCCCATGGAGGACACCCAGCATCTCCCTTGTCTCAACTCCCCTCAGGGCACTCTGGCCACCCTACAGGGCTGCTGTGCCAGGTGTGTTCCCACTGGCCTCACACTCCCCATCTCACCGTTCTCCTGTGCCAGGTGGGGAGTGGGATCGTGCCACTGCATGGGGCCTGTCCAAAGCTGGTACCCAGTCCACTCCCATTACCTCCCAACACTCTTCCACTCCTTTAGGCATCATCCCACTTCCGATGTCTCCTGTCCCCCCGCCGCGAGACCATACGAGTCCCTGGCCAGCCTCCCCACCCCTGTCCCCCAGGGGCCACCACACCTGGGGCTTTGCCCTGCGGTCCAGCCCGTGGCATTGCCAGGTGTCCCTGGTCCTGGGTCTGACCACGCTGGTACTGCAGGTGGGCTGCATGCTGCTATGGGGGATGTTCACCCTCCTCCTTCACCAAGCCACCCACCGCCAGGGCCACCCCATGCTGCCAGTGAGGTTCTGA
- the LOC104063457 gene encoding carboxypeptidase N subunit 2-like isoform X2, with protein MYQHFLFLFFLSFHPHKCQDEILGEDPYEMPKDYQEVYRGTENDIKEIPEITKPFISEMIFMQTSITVIRKGAFRYMPNLIKILFIGNKIKTVEPGAFDNLEKLKDLEISGASLEELGVGTFQNLPSLQRLELRDSHIRHIPKGLFDGLGNLRELSLYINAIPSLPEGIFDSLINLTFLDLARNRITALPGHAFSKLPHLQVLRLYENELQDLPEGLLDGQAGLLELSLQRNRLKALPPTFLRNLPHLEKLLLDNNFIGALPLHGFFGLNKLKLLTLDSNDIMELPCCLFDTMPHLQELDLSRNSLATLPDGIFVNLTSLAKLILSHNQLADLPKGAFTGLSKLSDLQLNANRLSVLDDGVFTSLPNLKTLSLRKNHLESVPQGLLDPMKMLSSVYLSGNPWRCDRNLCYLHSWVLGNSEKVKLSTQVLCNNPPHLAGQAVTSLRNKHLICPATPPLSTSFNLSLPFTSTSSQRASTFLLPAALSTSVPTMLSLPTMPMEALVTAPSLAIPPKASIATSSPSMLPKTFINTPSPIVQPEASISTSLTAVLPKTSITTPSSSVLPKASINTSSWTMLPESSIITLSSTVLSKTSITTPPPAVPQETFSLHATPAITCLQLPGATSPDPALFTLASATTPVPISMLAATTRRVPHAHLSPTEMPGAVPWRTPSISLVSTPLRALWPPYRAAVPGVFPLASHSPSHRSPVPGGEWDRATAWGLSKAGTQSTPITSQHSSTPLGIIPLPMSPVPPPRDHTSPWPASPPLSPRGHHTWGFALRSSPWHCQVSLVLGLTTLVLQVGCMLLWGMFTLLLHQATHRQGHPMLPVRF; from the coding sequence atgtaccagcatttccttttccttttcttcctctccttccatcCCCATAAATGCCAAGATGAAATCCTGGGTGAAGATCCATATGAAATGCCCAAAGACTACCAGGAGGTCTACAGAGGGACAGAAAATGACATCAAAGAGATCCCAGAGATCACAAAGCCCTTCATTTCTGAGATGATCTTCATGCAAACCAGTATCACTGTTATCAGGAAAGGTGCCTTCAGGTACATGCCCAATCTGATCAAGATTTTGTTTATTGGCAACAAGATCAAGACAGTTGAACCTGGAGCCTTTGATAATTTGGAGAAGCTGAAGGATTTGGAGATCTCTGGTGCCTCATTAGAAGAATTAGGTGTGGGCACTTTTCAAAACCTCCCAAGCTTGCAGAGGCTGGAGCTGAGAGACAGCCACATCAGGCACATCCCCAAAGGCTTGTTTGATGGACTGGGGAATTTGAGAGAGCTCTCCCTGTACATCAATGCAATCCCTTCTCTTCCAGAAGGTATTTTTGATTCCCTCATCAATCTAACATTTTTGGACCTGGCTAGAAACAGGATCACAGCTCTTCCTGGGCATGCCTTTAGCAAACTTCCTCACCTGCAAGTCCTCCGGTTGTATGAGAATGAGCTGCAGGACCTTCCAGAGGGGCTGCTAGATGGTcaggcagggctgctggagCTCAGCCTCCAGAGGAACAGGCTCAAAGCACTGCCACCCACGTTCCTGAGAAACCTGCCTCACCTGGAGAAACTCCTCTTAGACAACAACTTCATTGGGGCTCTCCCTCTCCATGGCTTTTTTGGTTTAAACAAATTGAAGCTGCTGACTCTAGATTCAAATGATATTATGGAGCTCCCTTGCTGCCTTTTTGACACCATGCCACACCTGCAGGAGCTGGATCTGAGCAGAAACAGTTTGGCCACACTTCCAGATGGCATCTTTGTCAACCTCACATCTCTTGCCAAACTCATCTTGTCCCACAACCAGCTAGCAGACCTGCCAAAAGGAGCCTTCACTGGCCTCAGCAAGCTCTCAGACCTCCAGCTAAATGCAAATCGGCTCTCTGTTCTGGATGATGGGGTCTTTACTTCTCTCCCAAATCTGAAAACCCTCAGTCTTCGGAAGAACCACCTGGAGAGTGTCCCCCAAGGGCTCCTGGATCCCATGAAGATGCTCAGCTCAGTGTATTTGAGTGGAAATCCATGGAGATGTGACCGCAACCTCTGTTACCTGCACAGCTGGGTTCTAGGCAACAGTGAGAAGGTTAAATTGTCCACCCAAGTGTTGTGCAACAACCCACCCCACctggcagggcaggcagtgACATCACTGAGGAACAAACACTTAATTTGCCCAGCTACTCCTCCTCTTTCAACTTCTTTTAACTTATCTCTGCCATTCACCTCCACATCATCACAAAGGGCGTCAACCTTTCTGTTACCTGCAGCCTTGTCCACCTCAGTACCAACCATGCTATCATTGCCAACTATGCCAATGGAGGCCTTAGTCACTGCTCCATCATTAGCAATACCTCCAAAGGCCTCCATTGCCACCTCATCACCATCTATGCTGCCCAAAACCTTCATCAACACACCATCACCAATTGTGCAGCCTGAGGCCTCCATCAGCACCTCATTAACAGCAGTGTTACCCAAGACCTCCATCACCACCCCATCATCAAGTGTGCTGCCCAAGGCTTCCATCAACACATCATCATGGACCATGCTGCCTGAGAGCTCCATCATCACTCTATCATCAACTGTGCTGTCAAAGACCTCCATCACCACACCACCACCAGCTGTGCCACAGGAGACCTTCAGCTTGCATGCAACTCCAGCCATCACATGCCTACAGCTTCCTGGAGCCACCAGCCCAGATCCTGCACTGTTCACTCTAGCCTCTGCCACCACACCAGTGCCAATCAGCATGCTGGCAGCCACCACCAGACGAGTGCCTCATGCTCATCTGTCTCCCACAGAGATGCCAGGTGCTGTCCCATGGAGGACACCCAGCATCTCCCTTGTCTCAACTCCCCTCAGGGCACTCTGGCCACCCTACAGGGCTGCTGTGCCAGGTGTGTTCCCACTGGCCTCACACTCCCCATCTCACCGTTCTCCTGTGCCAGGTGGGGAGTGGGATCGTGCCACTGCATGGGGCCTGTCCAAAGCTGGTACCCAGTCCACTCCCATTACCTCCCAACACTCTTCCACTCCTTTAGGCATCATCCCACTTCCGATGTCTCCTGTCCCCCCGCCGCGAGACCATACGAGTCCCTGGCCAGCCTCCCCACCCCTGTCCCCCAGGGGCCACCACACCTGGGGCTTTGCCCTGCGGTCCAGCCCGTGGCATTGCCAGGTGTCCCTGGTCCTGGGTCTGACCACGCTGGTACTGCAGGTGGGCTGCATGCTGCTATGGGGGATGTTCACCCTCCTCCTTCACCAAGCCACCCACCGCCAGGGCCACCCCATGCTGCCAGTGAGGTTCTGA